The segment CCATGAATGCAAGAAACTGCTCGTCAAATGGTTGGATCGTCGAGGGAGAAGAGGGAGTATGTCCTGGGAAGGTTTTGAGAAACTGCTTGAGAGGTTTCCGCTTCCATCCCCCCGAATTATGGTAAACTTGTTCGCATCTCGGTGAAAATACAGATGAGGAGCCGTGTGCGTAAATAGCGCCAGCACGGTTCTGAGAGGGGCCGGCGACAATGGCGGAAGAAGGGTGATTCGGCATCGATTCGTAGTAGCCGCGTGCGGCAAGGCGTCTCGTGCTCAAGTTCATGTGAATCGTACCCATCGACCAATAGAGAAAACCGGTCTACTCGACAAGCTGATCGGGGACCTGACGACCTGCCAGAAAATCAACGATTCCAACTGGAAGCGGTTGGATATCGATTCGATCAGCAGAGGAGTCGTTGCCGAAGGGGTGGGGACGGCGATCACCGGCTTGATGGGGGGAACAGGGCTTGCCGCATCATCCTCGAATATCGGTATGTCGTATGCCACGGGCGCGACGAGCAAAATCATCGGGACGGTTACGGGCGCGATTTTCATGGCCCTGGCCTTTCTTCCGAAAATTGCATCGCTGCTGGCCATGATGCCCCGGCCTGTCGTCGGCGCCATTGTCATCTATGCGGCATGTTTCATGATCGTGACCGGATGGAGCATCATCATGACGAGAATGATCGATGCAAGAAAGACATTTACCGTTGGGCTGGCCCTCGTTGCCGGAATCAGTGTGGAAACGATCCCTCAGCTTTTCGGTAAAATTCCCGCTGAGCTCAAGCCGATTTTTGGTTCTTCGCTTGCGCTTGCGACACTTGTCGCCGTCGTCATCAACATGGTTTTCCGCATCGGCATTCGGTCCAAAATGACGCTTCAATTGCCGGTGGAACAGGATGTCGACCAGAAGATCTACCGTTTCTTCGAAAACGCCGGCGAGACATGGGGTGCGAGAAGAGAGGTGGTGATGCGCGCGATGAGCGCCGTCAATGAATTTCTCGAAACCGCTGTGGCTCTGGAGCTGGCTTCTGGGCCGATCCGCGTGGAAGCGGGTTTCGATGAATTCAGTCTCGATGTGGAAATCCGATATCCCGGGAGGCAAATGGTTTTCCCCACCCATCGTCCATCCGCCGAAGCCATTCTCGATGATGAAGCCGGGCTGGCCGCGCTCTCCGGTTACATCATCCGGCAATCCACCCAGAAATTGCGGAGCGAAACCCGAAACGGCGAACAACGGATCCTGCTTCACTACGATCATTGATCGATGGCAAGCCGTGCGGCATTTCCAGGATCCTGTGGCGATGAGCGAAGACTTGAAAGGCGGGTGGAGGGTTTCGATCACCAAATGGAATAAGCATGTTGCGGAAGCCGACGAACCCGTGCTAACCGGATAGGCATGGGTATGACAAACACCTGCACCGCAATCACCAAGCAAGATGGAGATTGTTGGATTGGCTGGATCGAGGAAGCACTCGATATAAAAGCCATTTTCAAGGCAGTAGTTGGCCGCCAGGGCCGGCAGGGTTAGCATGGCCGAAAACGATAGGGAGAGAAACCAGAAACATCGGCCTGCTGAAAGGGATTGGAAAAATGGCGATAAACGAGAAACCTGCCCTGATCAAACAGCATCGCATCATTGGCATACTTTTCCCGTTGTCCTGCTTACTCACGTTGTGTTTGCTGAAATTGTTTATTGCAAACCAGTCGGCTGCCTTGGATGTACCGCAGGCATTCTTTGACAAGGCGGTAGTTGCTGCCCCCGGTCCTTTTACTTCGGCTTCCGAACATACCTCTGATAAGAAATCGCAGATACTTATCCTCGATGGTTCGCCAGAAGGATTACCTCAGCCGGCGGCAATGATACGCGCCATCATGGATACCTTGAAAAAGAACGATTTTAGCGTGAACAATCTGTTTATCGAACATCTCGATCTTGCCAGGTACCCGGATTTCGAACATCGTGCCATTTTACAACAACTTCTGCGCTACAAATTTGCTTGTCAGTCCATCGGTATGATCATCTGCATTAACCAACAGGCATTCGAATTCCTATCTACAGATATCAAAGACCTATTACCGGATGTACCGGCACTTCTTGTCAATGTTCAAAGGCCCGACGTTTGCGAGGATGACAATCCACGTAAGAGTATTGAACTATTTTCTCAGGAAGATATCGCAGGAACGCTGCGTTATGCGTCCACTCTCTTTCCTGAGAAAAGACGACTGTTAGTGATCAACGGACATGATGACAGCAATGTCCCCTTTTTAGAAGCCGTTGCTGAAGCCATCGATCGTCTGCCGACAAAACTGGAAGTCGAATACACGGGGTTACTCTCCTACGAAGAGATGCTCCAAAGAATCGCCATGCTCCCCCCAAACACCATTGCCTTTCTAGGTCCGTATTTCAACGACCGGACTGGCCGCAAATTTGTTCCGGCCGAAGTGGCCGCCGTGGTGGCCAAAACTGCCAATGTACCTGTTTTTGCCGATGTTGACGCCCTTATTTTTCAGGGGTTGTTTGGCGGATCTACCGTGCTTACCGATATGACGGGCAAGCGCACAGCCGAAATAGCTCTCGACTATTTGAACGGCAATATCTCTCTCACCCAGCAAAAGATCCGTTTTGAAATGGGCAATGTTCCACTGTTCAACTGGCCACAGATTGTTCGTTGGAAGATCAGAACCGATAAATTGCCTGCCAACGCCATATTGATCAATCGTCCGCCGACGCTCTGGGGGCAATACAAGACGGCTGTTATATCGGCGATGCTGGTGATCATTATCCTGATCGCCTTCATTGTCGCCTTGATTATAGAAAACCGTCGCCGAAAAATTTCCGAAAAGATGGCCCGGGAGAGCGAGGAATCCTTCCGGAGTTTATTTGAAGACCACGCTGCGGTGAAACTTATCATCGATCCCGTCACGGGAAATATCATCAATGCGAATCATGCTGCTGCAGCTTTCTATGGCTGGCCTCGTGAAACCCTTACACGGATGTCAATCCAAGAGATAAACTTGTTGCCTCCCGAGGCAGTCAAGGAGGAGATGGAAAAAGCCATTGCTGCCACGAGGGATCACTTCGAGTTCCAACATAGGCTGGCTGATGGATCGATTCGGACCGTTTCTGTGTTCAGCAGCAGTGTTAAAATGGGGGGGCGAATGTATCTCCATTCCATCATTCATGACATCACCGCGCGGAAGCAGGCGGAGGAGGATCGTCTGCGGTTGGCGGCGGCTATCGAACAATCCGGTGAAATGGTGGTGATGACTGACAGGGAAGGGATCATTCAATATGTCAATCCGGCTTTCGAGCAGATCACCGGTTATACGTGCGAGGAGGCCGTGGGAAAGAACCCGCGGATCTTGAAAGGCGGTAAACAGGGCGTTGATTTTTATAAAGGGTTATGGAATACCCTTACCGTTGGCGGGACATGGAAAGGCCACTTCGTAAACAAGAAGAAGGACGGCGTCTTCTTCGAGGAAGATGCCACGATTTCTCCCGTAAGAAATTTGTCGGGAGAAATCACCCATTATGTTGCGGTAAAACGTGATGTCACCGAACAATTGAAGATGGAAAGGCAACTCCATCAGGCTCAAAAGATGGATGCCATCGGAACATTGGCCGGAGGCATTGCTCACGACTTCAACAATATTCTCGGAGCCATTTCCGGTTACACGGAAATTTCCCTTGGGAAGATCCCTCCGGATAGCAGAATCAAGTATTATCTGGAGCAGATACAAGCATCAAGCCGGCGCGCCATCAACCTGGTTCAGCAGATTCTCGACTTCAGTCGCCTGACGGAAAAAGAGCGGAAGCCCGTCAGTTTGACACCCCTGATCAAAGAGACCATCAAGATGTTGAGGGAAATCATCCCCTCGACTATTGAAATTCGGCTAAACGCCCAAACAGACGATGATACGATCCTCGGCGATGCGACACAGATCTACCAGATACTGATGAATCTTTGCACCAATGCCTATCAGGCCATGAAAGACAAAGGTGGTCTGCTGGAGGTCGAATTGGTCCGGAGAGAGGTTCGCGAGGGGGGCGATATCGATAATGACCTGCAGGGATTTGATGCAGGATCGTACATCGAACTGACCGTCAAGGATACCGGAAACGGCATAGACCCGATTATCCAGAAGCGGATATTCGACCCCTTCTTCACCACCAAAAAGGTCGGCGAAGGCACAGGCCTCGGCCTGTCAGTGGTTCACGGCATTGTCAGAAGTTACGGTGGAAAGATCTCCGTGGAAAGCCGGATCGGCAAAGGGAGCTCGTTCCACGTTTATCTCCCCATCCTTGTCGAGAAGCCGGAGACACCTGCCAAGGTTGAGGAGCCGCTGGACATGCACGGGAAGGGTCGGATCCTGCTCGTGGACGATGAGGCCATGTTGGCCAATGTGATGAAGGAGATGCTGGAGGATCGCGGATATACGGTGATTGCCAGAACCGACAGCATAGTCGCCCTCGAGACCTTCCGCGACGATCCCGATCGTTTCGACCTGGTCATTACCGATCAGACCATGCCGGAGATGACGGGCATTGATTTGGCTGGACAGGTCATGGCGATCCGGCCCGAGATCCCGGTCATTCTCTGCACAGGGTTCATCGATTCAGTCATTGAAGAAAAAGCAACGAAAACAGGCATAAGGGGATTTCTATTAAAACCCGTCAACATGAAGCGGCTGATCACCCTAATCTGCGATCTGCTCGCCCCGGCAGGGTAGATAAAGAGGAAAATTTATGGCGCGCGTACTCATCATCGATGACGACGAGATCCTGTCCAACATGCTTGCGGAAGTCGTGACTGACATGGGGCATATCGCTTCAAGGGCCTTTACCCTATCCGATGGCCTAAAGAAGGCCGCCGCGGATCATTTCGCCGTTATCCTTCTCGATGTGAATCTCCCCGACGGCAGCGGGTTGACGAAAATCCCCATCTTTCGAGATTTATGCTGTTCAACGGAGATCATCATCATTACCGCCTATGGCGACCGCGACGGCGCCGAGTTGGCGTTGAACAACGGTGTTTGGGATTATCTTCAGAAGACCGCTTCGATTTCCGACATCAAGCTTTCTTTATCCAGGGCCATTCAATATGCGGAAGCGAATCAACGCAAGGCGCCTACCCATATCGAGATGGATTTGGAAGGCATTATCGGTACAAGCAATCCACTAAAGATCTGTTTCAGCCGCCTTGCCCAAGCGGCAAGAAGCGATGCCAATGTGCTGATCACGGGAGAAACCGGCACCGGCAAGGAGCTCTTTGCCCGTGCCGTTCACAGAAACAGCAGCCGGGCATCAGGCCCTTTCATTACCGTCGATTGCGCATGCCTTACGCCTACGCTGGTGGAGAGCCAGCTTTTTGGTCATGAGAAAGGGGCGTTTACCGGAGCTGACAGAAAGATGGATGGAATGATCCTGCAGGCGGACGGTGGCATTCTGTTCCTCGATGAGATTGGCGAGCTTCCCCTCCACATCCAGAATGCCTTTCTGCGAGTCCTTCAGGAGCGGCATTTCCGATCCGTCGGAGGACGGGAAGAGATTGCAAGCGACTTTCGGACCCTGGCGGCAACCAACCGGGATCTGGATGCCATGGTAGGTGCAGGGACCTTCAGAAGCGATCTGCTTTACCGTCTCCGTGGATTGGTGATTGCGCTGCCGCCCCTGAGAGAACATCCGGAAGATATTCCGGAGTTGGCATCCTTTTATACGACGAAACTCTGCAACCGTTATGGCATTGCTGTCAAGGGCATCTCACCGGATTTTATCGATCTGATTTCGACGTATGAGTGGCCGGGCAATGTCCGGGATCTGGTCAATGTCCTGGAATCGGCGATAGCCGAGGCATTCGATGAACCCATGCTTTACCCCAAGCACCTTCCCACGAATCTCCGTCTTCATTTTGCTTCGATAGGTCCTGGCCAGCCAGCAGAAGATCCCGTTCCGCAACCCCTTCCCTTGTTGAAAAATGTTCGCGAATCGGCGGTCCGGGAGACGGAATACCACTACCTCCGAAAGCTGATGCTGCTGGCGAAGGGCGATATCGGGGAGGGGTGTCGCATTTCCGGCCTCTCCCGCCCGCAACTTTATGCCCAGCTAAAAAAACACAACCTGTCGATTAAAAGCTATAACCGCCCCGCCTGAAAAACGTCGGTTTGCGCGATGGATGCTCACCACCCGCATGTATTTCCTCTCTATGGCTTTGCCAGACCCTGTCTGACAAAGCCGGACCTGGCATAACCAAATAAAATCAAACCGGAAAATGATTTTATTCCCGTCGGGAGTCTTGTCATGCAAGACATAGTCCCGGACCCGGAATGTAATCCTTCTGTGCCAAAAACAGATAACTATTCGAAATATATACTGTAATCAAACTGCTGATTATTTGGTATGGTTCTTGAATGGGAACGGCGGGCTCGGAACCATCCACGGACCAACAGTTAGGAATGCGCCATCTATCATCAAAGGAGGCATAAGGTGAATCATGGTTGTTGTCGGTTATGGCCATCCTCCGGATAAGCGATTTTTCGAAACTTGGAGAAAATTACAAGAAGCAAGTCCTGAATTGGAAATGAAAGTTTATCGGACGCTTGATCTTTTTGTTTCCAGACTCAGGCAACCCGGCAGGAAAATAGGCGCGGTCATTCTCTACATTGCAGACAAGACGACATTGGCCGATCTTCTCATGCTTCCTCCGCTGCTGGATCGCCTGCCCGTCATCATCTTCCTGAAGGACCAGGAACAGAAAATTCTTAGATTTTCCCATACCTTTAGGCCAAGGGTCATCATATACCCCTACTGGCGTGTTGAAGATATCTGTCTGGTTCTGGAAAGGTGCATCAGCGGATACGGAAACCGGAAAGGAGAACTGACGGGTGCGTCGGGAAATTCTGTATCAACACAAGTTGTTGTTAAGGAGGGTAACAAAGACAATGGATGCGGAACGAAATATTCAATCAGGAGGTACGATAAAATGTATGAAGCTGGGAGGATGGATCAGTTGGTGAGAGCCATGGCAACTCGAGAGGGGAAATATTTGACGTTTACACTGGCGGGAGAGGAATATGGAATCGGCATTTTGAAGGTCAAGGAGATCATCGGAATGATGGCGATCACCACCGTGCCGCAGACGCCGGCCTATGTGAAGGGCGTGATCAATCTGCGGGGGAAAGTGATTCCCATTGTGGATCTGCGGCTGAAATTCGATATGGCATCGATCAATCAGACGGAAAAGACCTGCATTATCGTGGTGGAGGTCGCCAATGGCGGCCAGAAGGTCATGATCGGGATACTGGTGGATTCGGTATCGGAAGTTCTCAATATCAAGGGAGGCGATATCGAGGACACGCCGAATTTCGGAAGCCATCTGAATACGGAATACATCCTGGGGATGGCCAAGACCGGGGGAAAGGTGAAGATCCTTCTCGATATCGACCGTGTGCTCAGCAACGAAGAAACGGCACTGTTGGCGAAGGTGGCGTGATTTTGAAGCCCATGTGAGTATTGTGAAAAATTGAAATAATGGCAGGCTGTTCCCTGCCGGAAACCCAACAAGGAGGAATGATAAATGAGTTTTGCAAACATGAAGGTATCTACAAAATTATATCTCGGCTTTAGCGTACCGGTGGTGTTGTTGCTGGTCGTTCTTGTGGTCGCTGTTTCCAATATGACCACCATAGACCAGAACCTTGAACGTATCATAACGGTCAACAATAAGCGGGTAAATCTCACCGCGGACATGGCAACGATCGTGCGGGAAAATTCCATCTCGCTTCGGAATGGCATTCTTGCCAGCGACAACAAGGAGATTCAGACTGAAAAGAACGACTCCACCTCGCGCAAGGAAAAATACGACGAGATGTTCAAGAAGTTCATGGAACTGACTCCAAAGGAGGATACCAAAGGATGGGCTTTGATCGACAAGATAAAGGCCTGCCAAAAAGTTGCCAGGGAATTGAACAACCAGGTATTTGAATTGGCGCTGGCCGACAAGGACGAAGATGCCAAGGACATCATGACCAGCAAGGCCAGGCCAGCGGTACGCAAGTGGATCGATGCGATCGATGAAGCGAACGACTACCAGGATCAACGCAGCGATATTCGTTATAACGCAATACAGGCTGCTTATGTCCAATCACGCTTTGTGATGTTTTCCACAGGGGCGTTTACTGTCCTTCTGGCGGGCCTGATCGCATTTCTTATTACTCGCAGCATTACCGGCCCGTTGAACAAGGTTATCTTGGGACTCTCCGATGGGGCCGAACAGGTATCATCGGCGGCCTGTCAGGTCTCTTCTTCGAGTCAGTCTCTGGCGGAGGGGACCTCGGAGCAGGCATCCTCGCTGGAGGAGACTTCGTCGTCGCTGGAAGAGATGTCCTCAATGACGAAGCAGAACGCAAACCATGCAAACGAGGCCAAGGCGATGATGTCGGAGGCCACTACGATTGTCGAGAAGGTGGATCGCCACATGAAAGAGATGGCCGACGCCGTCGCCGAGATCAACCGGTCGAGCGAAGAGACGGGAAAGATCATCAAGACAATCGATGAAATCGCCTTTCAGACAAACCTTCTGGCGCTCAATGCAGCGGTGGAGGCAGCCCGGGCCGGGGAGGCCGGTGCCGGGTTTGCGGTGGTGGCAGACGAAGTGAGGAATCTTGCGATGCGGGCGTCCGATGCGGCGAAGAACACGAGCAACCTGATCGAGAACACGATCAAGGCGGTTCGCAAAGGAAGCGAGTTGACCCATGCAACTCAGGACGCCTTCAAGGAGAACGCCACGATTGCTCAAAAGATCGGCCAGTTGGTGGACGAGATTGCCACTGCATCAGTGGAACAGTCCCACGGAATCGCCCAGGTGAATTTGGCGGTTTCAGAGATGGACAAGGTGACCCAGTCAACGGCGGCCAATGCGGAGGAATCGGCAGCGGCCTCAGAGGAACTCAATGCACAGGCGGAGCAAATGAAGACTTTTGTGGAAGATCTGGTAAGAGTGGTTGGCGGCAGCTCGAATGGGGCGAGGTCAGGCGGCGGCCGGTTGCGACGGGAGCAGCCGGTTGCGTGGAAGGCTGTGGGGCATTCCGCTCTCGCGCTGCCGGAGCCGGTGAAAAAGGCTGTTGGCAAGGTGATGTTCAAGCCAAAGGGGCGAGTCACTCCAGAAGAGTTCATTCCGCTGAAGGATGGAGAATTCAATGAATTCTAAAAGAAACGGAAGTTTCCC is part of the Desulfatirhabdium butyrativorans DSM 18734 genome and harbors:
- a CDS encoding solute carrier family 23 protein encodes the protein MCVNSASTVLRGAGDNGGRRVIRHRFVVAACGKASRAQVHVNRTHRPIEKTGLLDKLIGDLTTCQKINDSNWKRLDIDSISRGVVAEGVGTAITGLMGGTGLAASSSNIGMSYATGATSKIIGTVTGAIFMALAFLPKIASLLAMMPRPVVGAIVIYAACFMIVTGWSIIMTRMIDARKTFTVGLALVAGISVETIPQLFGKIPAELKPIFGSSLALATLVAVVINMVFRIGIRSKMTLQLPVEQDVDQKIYRFFENAGETWGARREVVMRAMSAVNEFLETAVALELASGPIRVEAGFDEFSLDVEIRYPGRQMVFPTHRPSAEAILDDEAGLAALSGYIIRQSTQKLRSETRNGEQRILLHYDH
- a CDS encoding chemotaxis protein CheW translates to MATREGKYLTFTLAGEEYGIGILKVKEIIGMMAITTVPQTPAYVKGVINLRGKVIPIVDLRLKFDMASINQTEKTCIIVVEVANGGQKVMIGILVDSVSEVLNIKGGDIEDTPNFGSHLNTEYILGMAKTGGKVKILLDIDRVLSNEETALLAKVA
- a CDS encoding PAS domain S-box protein, which produces MDWLDRGSTRYKSHFQGSSWPPGPAGLAWPKTIGRETRNIGLLKGIGKMAINEKPALIKQHRIIGILFPLSCLLTLCLLKLFIANQSAALDVPQAFFDKAVVAAPGPFTSASEHTSDKKSQILILDGSPEGLPQPAAMIRAIMDTLKKNDFSVNNLFIEHLDLARYPDFEHRAILQQLLRYKFACQSIGMIICINQQAFEFLSTDIKDLLPDVPALLVNVQRPDVCEDDNPRKSIELFSQEDIAGTLRYASTLFPEKRRLLVINGHDDSNVPFLEAVAEAIDRLPTKLEVEYTGLLSYEEMLQRIAMLPPNTIAFLGPYFNDRTGRKFVPAEVAAVVAKTANVPVFADVDALIFQGLFGGSTVLTDMTGKRTAEIALDYLNGNISLTQQKIRFEMGNVPLFNWPQIVRWKIRTDKLPANAILINRPPTLWGQYKTAVISAMLVIIILIAFIVALIIENRRRKISEKMARESEESFRSLFEDHAAVKLIIDPVTGNIINANHAAAAFYGWPRETLTRMSIQEINLLPPEAVKEEMEKAIAATRDHFEFQHRLADGSIRTVSVFSSSVKMGGRMYLHSIIHDITARKQAEEDRLRLAAAIEQSGEMVVMTDREGIIQYVNPAFEQITGYTCEEAVGKNPRILKGGKQGVDFYKGLWNTLTVGGTWKGHFVNKKKDGVFFEEDATISPVRNLSGEITHYVAVKRDVTEQLKMERQLHQAQKMDAIGTLAGGIAHDFNNILGAISGYTEISLGKIPPDSRIKYYLEQIQASSRRAINLVQQILDFSRLTEKERKPVSLTPLIKETIKMLREIIPSTIEIRLNAQTDDDTILGDATQIYQILMNLCTNAYQAMKDKGGLLEVELVRREVREGGDIDNDLQGFDAGSYIELTVKDTGNGIDPIIQKRIFDPFFTTKKVGEGTGLGLSVVHGIVRSYGGKISVESRIGKGSSFHVYLPILVEKPETPAKVEEPLDMHGKGRILLVDDEAMLANVMKEMLEDRGYTVIARTDSIVALETFRDDPDRFDLVITDQTMPEMTGIDLAGQVMAIRPEIPVILCTGFIDSVIEEKATKTGIRGFLLKPVNMKRLITLICDLLAPAG
- a CDS encoding methyl-accepting chemotaxis protein, which produces MSFANMKVSTKLYLGFSVPVVLLLVVLVVAVSNMTTIDQNLERIITVNNKRVNLTADMATIVRENSISLRNGILASDNKEIQTEKNDSTSRKEKYDEMFKKFMELTPKEDTKGWALIDKIKACQKVARELNNQVFELALADKDEDAKDIMTSKARPAVRKWIDAIDEANDYQDQRSDIRYNAIQAAYVQSRFVMFSTGAFTVLLAGLIAFLITRSITGPLNKVILGLSDGAEQVSSAACQVSSSSQSLAEGTSEQASSLEETSSSLEEMSSMTKQNANHANEAKAMMSEATTIVEKVDRHMKEMADAVAEINRSSEETGKIIKTIDEIAFQTNLLALNAAVEAARAGEAGAGFAVVADEVRNLAMRASDAAKNTSNLIENTIKAVRKGSELTHATQDAFKENATIAQKIGQLVDEIATASVEQSHGIAQVNLAVSEMDKVTQSTAANAEESAAASEELNAQAEQMKTFVEDLVRVVGGSSNGARSGGGRLRREQPVAWKAVGHSALALPEPVKKAVGKVMFKPKGRVTPEEFIPLKDGEFNEF
- a CDS encoding sigma-54-dependent transcriptional regulator, whose protein sequence is MARVLIIDDDEILSNMLAEVVTDMGHIASRAFTLSDGLKKAAADHFAVILLDVNLPDGSGLTKIPIFRDLCCSTEIIIITAYGDRDGAELALNNGVWDYLQKTASISDIKLSLSRAIQYAEANQRKAPTHIEMDLEGIIGTSNPLKICFSRLAQAARSDANVLITGETGTGKELFARAVHRNSSRASGPFITVDCACLTPTLVESQLFGHEKGAFTGADRKMDGMILQADGGILFLDEIGELPLHIQNAFLRVLQERHFRSVGGREEIASDFRTLAATNRDLDAMVGAGTFRSDLLYRLRGLVIALPPLREHPEDIPELASFYTTKLCNRYGIAVKGISPDFIDLISTYEWPGNVRDLVNVLESAIAEAFDEPMLYPKHLPTNLRLHFASIGPGQPAEDPVPQPLPLLKNVRESAVRETEYHYLRKLMLLAKGDIGEGCRISGLSRPQLYAQLKKHNLSIKSYNRPA